From a single Pasteurella atlantica genomic region:
- a CDS encoding YtfJ family protein — translation MKKLFVLLALFSPLTMAHNIQLNQGLPNVTVVEDGELIKKNNDIIYQEWNSRSLAGKVRVVNHFAGRSDAKEKNSALIEAIRNAHFNRSTYQTTTIINVDDSTFGTGVFVKSKAKKGKLKNAHSQVVLDQNGTVKKAWNLKPKDNFVAVLDKNGKVQFVFDGKLSDNQINEVIQLVRKLSY, via the coding sequence ATGAAAAAATTATTTGTTTTGCTCGCTCTCTTTTCACCACTCACAATGGCTCACAATATTCAATTAAATCAAGGATTACCGAATGTTACCGTAGTTGAAGATGGTGAACTTATCAAAAAAAATAATGATATTATTTATCAAGAGTGGAACTCTCGCTCTTTAGCGGGGAAAGTAAGGGTAGTCAATCATTTTGCTGGTAGAAGTGATGCTAAAGAGAAAAATAGTGCATTAATTGAAGCAATTCGTAACGCTCACTTTAACCGTTCAACTTATCAAACTACAACTATCATTAACGTTGATGATTCAACCTTTGGTACTGGTGTATTCGTAAAAAGTAAAGCCAAAAAAGGTAAACTAAAAAATGCACATAGTCAGGTAGTGTTAGATCAAAATGGTACTGTTAAGAAAGCTTGGAATTTAAAACCAAAAGATAATTTTGTGGCAGTTCTAGATAAAAATGGTAAGGTTCAATTTGTATTCGATGGAAAACTCTCTGATAATCAAATTAATGAAGTAATTCAATTGGTTAGAAAACTTAGTTACTAG
- the yajC gene encoding preprotein translocase subunit YajC: MGAQGGTMQMILMLVVFGGIFYFMVYRPQAKRQKEQKALLDSLSKGDEVLISGGLMGKITKVADENIVMALNETTEVTIRRDFVVATLPKGSVKSL; the protein is encoded by the coding sequence ATGGGCGCTCAAGGTGGCACAATGCAAATGATTTTAATGTTAGTCGTTTTTGGTGGGATTTTCTATTTTATGGTTTATCGTCCACAAGCCAAACGTCAAAAAGAACAAAAAGCACTTTTAGATAGTCTTTCAAAAGGCGATGAAGTGTTAATTAGTGGTGGTTTGATGGGCAAAATTACTAAAGTTGCTGATGAAAATATCGTTATGGCATTAAATGAGACAACTGAAGTAACGATTCGTCGTGATTTCGTTGTGGCAACTTTACCTAAGGGTTCAGTTAAATCACTTTAA